The following proteins come from a genomic window of Pyxidicoccus sp. MSG2:
- the mglB gene encoding gliding-motility regulator GTPase-activating protein MglB: MGTQLVMYEEEFTKINAVCDRLTKDANAKVVFLVDKNGQLISSAGQTQNIDTTSLASLTAGNVAAMGGLAKLIGENEFPNQFHEGAKDSLYMTIVGSRVVLVVIFDNRTSLGLVRLRIKKASDELTKIFESLVKKTDSPGAGSPFAEISDDDIDNLFSE; this comes from the coding sequence ATGGGCACGCAACTGGTGATGTACGAAGAGGAGTTCACCAAGATCAACGCCGTTTGCGACCGGCTCACCAAGGACGCGAACGCGAAGGTGGTCTTCCTCGTCGACAAGAACGGGCAACTCATCTCCTCGGCCGGGCAGACGCAGAACATCGACACCACCTCGCTCGCCTCGCTGACGGCCGGCAACGTGGCGGCGATGGGCGGCCTGGCCAAGCTGATCGGTGAGAACGAGTTCCCCAACCAGTTCCACGAGGGGGCCAAGGACTCGCTGTACATGACCATCGTCGGCAGCCGGGTCGTGCTGGTCGTCATCTTCGACAACCGCACCAGCCTCGGCCTCGTCCGCCTGCGCATCAAGAAGGCCAGCGACGAGCTCACGAAGATCTTCGAGAGCCTGGTGAAGAAGACCGACAGTCCGGGAGCCGGGTCGCCCTTCGCCGAGATCTCCGACGACGATATCGACAACCTCTTCAGCGAGTAA
- the mglA gene encoding gliding-motility regulator Ras-like GTPase MglA: MSFINYSSREINCKIVYYGPGLCGKTTNLQYIYNKTAAETKGKLISLSTETDRTLFFDFLPLSLGEIRGFKTRFHLYTVPGQVFYDASRKLILKGVDGVVFVADSQIERMEANMESIENLRVNLAEQGYDLNKIPYVVQYNKRDLPNAVTVEEMRKALNPRNIPEYQAVAPTGVGVFDTLKAVAKLVLTELKKGG, translated from the coding sequence ATGTCCTTCATCAACTACTCATCCCGCGAAATCAACTGCAAGATTGTCTATTACGGGCCCGGGCTCTGCGGGAAGACGACCAACCTCCAGTACATCTACAACAAGACCGCCGCGGAGACGAAGGGCAAGCTCATCTCGCTCTCCACGGAGACGGACCGCACGCTCTTCTTCGACTTCCTCCCGCTGTCGCTCGGTGAGATTCGCGGCTTCAAGACGCGCTTCCACCTGTACACGGTGCCCGGTCAGGTCTTCTACGACGCCAGCCGCAAGCTCATCCTCAAGGGCGTGGACGGCGTGGTCTTCGTCGCCGACAGTCAGATCGAGCGCATGGAGGCCAACATGGAGTCGATCGAGAACCTCCGTGTGAACCTCGCCGAGCAGGGCTACGACCTGAACAAGATTCCGTACGTGGTCCAGTACAACAAGCGCGACCTGCCCAACGCGGTGACGGTGGAGGAGATGCGCAAGGCGCTCAACCCGCGCAACATCCCCGAGTACCAGGCCGTGGCCCCCACCGGCGTCGGCGTGTTCGACACGCTCAAGGCGGTGGCGAAGCTGGTCCTCACGGAGCTCAAGAAGGGCGGCTGA